CCTACATACCTAGCGATAAGAATAATTTGTCTTGGGATTTTGAGTACACATTAAAGGTGGCCGGATTACTTAAAAGATTAGCTTATGCAGTAGGAGATGATTTAATATTAAGGGTTTCCTTTAACGCCATCTATTATGCCTTGATGAGCAAGGAGGTTGATCAGATTCCTTATGAAGCTTATTATGCAGATATTGTAGATAATGATTATCTTCCAAAATTTACCTTGATCCCAAGTATTGGAATTGGGAATTGGGTATATGGGGCATCAAAAATTTCAAATTACAATATTTCTGATGTTAGTTATTCCCTTGATTTCAATCGTAGTTTAAATTCTCCCGGGTATTTTTTCTTCAAAGGTATTTCAAGTCCTACTTTGGTTAGGTTTAGAAGTATTAATTGGTATACTGATCCTCAATTTTACATATATTCTGATGGATGGAGATATTATCCTGGTAATAGGATGTTGGTTTTAAAAATAACACCCAAAAAGAGTGAAGACACGAACATTTTATTAAGATTTGATGATGTTAAGATAGTTAGGAATATTGATGAATAATTTTGTTGATAGGGTTCAATTGATAATTGATGTTGGAAATACAAGTATTTCTTTTGCATTGTATATGCAAAATGAAATGCAGGTATTTTGTAAGCTTGAGATGAGGCATGATTTAAGTTTTAATGAGATTTATAAATTTCTCAAATTGAAATTTGATAGTAAGATCGATCAAGTATTTGTAAGTAGTGTTGTACCAATTGTTGATAAAGTGCTCATAAGTGCTGTTAATTCTCTTTATAAGGTGATCCCTTTATTTATCAGATTTGATTTGAATTACGATTTAAGCTTTGATCCGTATAGGGGTAATCGATTTTTGTTAGGATCGGATGTTTTTGCAAATCTTGTTGGAGCCATTGAGCTTTATAAGCTTGATAATGCTTTAGTTGTGGATATTGGAACGGCTTGCACTGTCTTTGCTATTAGTAGGGAAGATGGGATACTAGGGGGTATTATCAACGGAGGGCCTTTCACAAATTTTAATGCATTAATTAAGAGTGCATATCTTTTAAAAGAGTGTGCACTGACAACGCCAAAAGAATTGCTAGGGACCTCAACAATTTCTAGTGTTAATAGTGGAGTTATCTATCAGTACAAATATTTAATAGAAGGTGTTTATTATGATCTTGTTAAAAAATATGAGAGAGAATTTAATTTGATAATTACGGGAGGCAATTCTCATTTAGTTTTACCTTTATTAAGCATAAATTTTGTTTTCAATCTGTATTTAACCATTGGAGGAATTAGGATTTTGGGAAATTCCTTTAATGGTTAAAGGGGGCTTATTGTTGATATTTTAAAGCTTGTAAATATGTGCTATTATTGCGTTAACAGTAATAGTAGGAAGGGTATTTAGGTGAGGTTACTATTTGTTATTCTGTTCACAGTGGCTGTTGCTTTTTTTACTTCTTGTCCCTTGTGTGTGTTGGGGATTTATTTTTGTATTTTTGATTTTGTAAGTTATGGTTTGGTTAATCTTGTTTTCAGGTTCGTAAGAGAAAAAGGTTAAGTCTAGGGTTTAGTATTGTGTCTTGATTGCAGTGTTTTTCTACTACTTACGGGGAATCTTCTTGCTGCGTCTAGGAATACAAGCCTTTCTAAGTTGCATAGATGATTCGGTACCTAATTGCTAAATTCTTGAAATTGATTGTCTATTGTTTGTCTCCTCTTCAAGATTTTACCTGACTGTGTATCTTCTCCATAGATGAGCTTGCCCTTTCTTCATGTTAATGAGTTAATTATAGCTTGTACTTTATTTTTTATAAAATAGACATTAAAGCTTTAGAATGTTTGTGAATAAGTCTTCTTTTTTAAATTCTCTGTTGATACCAAATCGAGTTAATGAAAAATCATATTTAACAGGATCATTTTTATTACTCCTTGAGAAATATTGCGTAACTTCTATTGCTTTCTTAAGACTTACATTTTTATTATGTTTAAGACCAAACAGTTTAGAAGATATATCTGTCATATGAGTGTCCATTGGAACTATTAAGTTTGAAGGATTAAACTTATCCCAGACTCCTAAATCCACATCATCTTTTCTTATCATCCATCTTAAAAATAAAAATAATCTTTTGCATGCACTTCCCTTTGAGGGTTTTGGAATGAGTATGCCAAAGGGTTGCCCATTAATTTTTTCCATATAAGTTATTAGTTTGTCTAGGCTTGATATAAAGTTTCCATTTTCTTTGTAGATATTATAGAAAAGATTCTCAATTGTTGAGTATCTGTTTTGTATTTCCTTAATAGCTATTATCAGTCTTACTATGTCTTCTGTTTTAAAGAATCTGTAAATAAAGTCTTTATATATCGTATTTAGTTCATCTTTCGTGAGATGTTTGAGTTTTTCTGAAGGTTTTGTTCCCAATGGTTTTAAAACTCTGTTGATTCCTTCTAATATTTTTTCAACTCTACCAAGTGCTAGTGATGAACCAATAAGGCCCACAAGTTCAATGTCTTCTTTTTCTGTGTAGTTATATAAAAATTCCAGAGGGTCGGGATGAACGAATTCTCTCTTATTATATTGGTTATATATGGACTCTAGGATATCAAATGTAGTATCTCTAGCTTTTTGCACTGTTAAATTCTAGTAATTTAATCAATATTTTTTTTAATTTTTTGTCATAGAATTTGTCTTGTGCCCATTTGCCCGTAAGATCATATATAGTTGGAGCAGAACCTCTTTTTACAAGGTAGAATCTAGGATCGACCATATTGGAATTTATGTTTTGTCTTGAAGCATAAGCTTTTAAGTGTTGAATATGTGCTCTGATGCCTTCTTTAATGTTGGAAAAGGAATTGCCCTTTGTAAAATTGTCAGTGGCTCCTATGCCTGAGAAATTATGCTGTTCTTTAGAAACAATGCCATTAAATCTCAAAATTCCTGTCTCAAGTAACATCTGTGCGTAAGCAATGTCACAATTTATCCCCTCAATTAATGCCTCATCTATGTAGGTCTGTGCAATCAACTTGACATATTCTGATTCAAGATAGGGGTTCATTTTCAGCGTATATTCTACAAGATCCTCCACCTGACTTATCCCTTTGCTCAGAAGAAAAGGGATATACCTTTCTTCTTCTATTTCAGTGCTTATTTCAATTATGTCGTCTTCACAATAACCCGTCACGGTTAGCAATACTAATATTTTTGATATTACTAAGAGTATAGATTTTTTTGACATTCTTAAAATCCTCTTTCTTCGATAAATTTGTTAATTTCTTTAATAACAAACTCGAACCTTGGTAACATTAATTTTTTGTCTTTAAATAAATTGAAACTTTTTAAATACCTTCTACTAAATATGAAGTCAGAAATTTCTCCAACATTAGCCATGTTGATGACTTTAATAGATGACGAGGCCACTTGGGTTTCTTTTAATTCATTTTCGTCCTGTTTCATTAATAATTGCAAAGTTTTTATTTTGTTTAAAGTTTGAGGTTTTCCCCCTATGTTTATGTATTTAGTTATTTGTTTGTTTTTACTAACAATTGAGTTTGCGATATCTGCTTGATTTCCAATAGTAATTAATACTAATTTATCCAAGTTCATCTTTAGATCCAAAAATTCTAGTTTTTGAGTCGACTTAATGAGTTCAAAGACATTTTGAATCTCTTTAACCTCAGATGATTTATCTGCTCTCTCATCTAAAATTTTTGTAGGTTCTATTAAATACCTAATGACCTTATTTGAAATATCGGTTAATAAGCTATTATCATCATTCTTAATAAAGCCATCAGTATGATAGGATCGATATTTGGGCGCGTACAAATAAACAATATTGCCTCTCTTAACCAGTCTATTTACTAATGATTTAAACATCGAATCATGGGAGTGAAAGGGGAGTACAACGAACACACTGTTGTATAGCTTTTGGTTGTTGCTAATGAAAGCATTTTCATATACATTGGTGTATTTAGGTATGTAATTCATCTCGTTTATGAAAAACGGATTAAACTCGTAGGAAAGAAAAGGATTTTGGCTCTTAAGGCCCATAGTTAGGCTAGTTGGATACCAAACAGACAGATTTAAATTATTTGTGTGGTCTTTAATTCTGGTGAAACCTATTTTATAGTTAGACTGCTCATCCTTCGGGTAATCTGTAAACAGGCCGAGGTATGAAAATGTAGTAGCGATCAGTAATATCATTATTGAGGGTATTACTAATATTCCTTTAAAGAGTAAGGAATAGGTTATTTTCTTAAATTTGTTATGTTGTCCATCTAATCCTTTTCTCAGAAAAAGGATTGTGTTTAAGTTTTTCGCGATGACCATTACTAAAAAGAACAAAAATAGTGATCCAACATAAAACATAAGCGGCCTGATTTCCACCAAATAAAGATTTAGTAGAAAGAATATTCCTGGAGCAATTATCAGGTAATCCTCATGCGAGAATTCTCTTTTAAAATTGAAGAAGTTTATAATCAAAAAAACACTAAAACTCAGTAAAAATATAATCTCACAGAATTGCTCATTCATAAAAGTACTTTTTCCTTAAGTAATTATAAGCATAAAAATGTTATTTACAAAATAATTTCTAAATAAACAGCCTTGTAAATAAGAATTTGTAGGCTATATAATTGCTGCTTGATAAACCAGAGATAACCATCAATAAATGAGTTGTTTTTCATGACTTACAACGTCAGAAAATATTTTGATTAAAGGAGTTAAAGTTTTAAATTAGAGATATGCTTTCAGTCTGGTCTTTGTGTTTAATTTTCCGTAAAGGGTGGGTTTATTTATCCTTTTAGTTTATTGTGGTATGGTATAGTGAGATGTCTTTAAGAGTTGAAGGGAAGGCGATGTGTTGGGGATTTTTTTAGGGACGGGTGCGTCGAGTGGCGTTCCTATGTTAAACTGCGATTGCAGGGTATGTGGCTCAAGCTCTGATAAAAATAAAAGACTTAGAAGTTCATTTTTCCTTTGTGTATCTGGAGTTAACTTGCTAATTGACACAGGTCCTGATATTAGAACACAGCTTTTAAGGGAAAATATTTCTAGACTTGATTTGGTATTGTACACTCATGAGCACTATGATCATGTTATGGGGCTTGATGATATTAAATTTCATACAAGACAGGCTCCTTTGAATATGTACGCACGAGGGAGCACAATGCAGCATATTAAAAATGCTTTCCCCCACAATTTTACATCAAGGATGTCCATAAGTGGAAAGGCTAATATCATTCCCAAATTGGCAGTAGAGTTAGAACCTATTGTTTTTAAGGGAGTAGAAATAATGCCAATTCCTTTATTGCATGGGGACATAATTAGTTTAGGGTATAGGATAAACGATTTAGCGTATCTTACTGATGTTAAATCTATTCCTGATGTTTCTTATAAATATTTAGATGGCCTAGGTGTATTAATAATAGATGCTTTAAGAATAAAACCTCATCCTAGCCATTTAAATTTTGATGAGGCTGTTAGTGAGGTTAAAAAAATAAAGCCAAAAGTTGCTTATTTTACTCACATAGCACATGATATAATGCACGAAGACTTTAATTACTT
The sequence above is drawn from the Borrelia sp. RT5S genome and encodes:
- a CDS encoding type III pantothenate kinase, encoding MNNFVDRVQLIIDVGNTSISFALYMQNEMQVFCKLEMRHDLSFNEIYKFLKLKFDSKIDQVFVSSVVPIVDKVLISAVNSLYKVIPLFIRFDLNYDLSFDPYRGNRFLLGSDVFANLVGAIELYKLDNALVVDIGTACTVFAISREDGILGGIINGGPFTNFNALIKSAYLLKECALTTPKELLGTSTISSVNSGVIYQYKYLIEGVYYDLVKKYEREFNLIITGGNSHLVLPLLSINFVFNLYLTIGGIRILGNSFNG
- a CDS encoding TIGR02757 family protein — its product is MQKARDTTFDILESIYNQYNKREFVHPDPLEFLYNYTEKEDIELVGLIGSSLALGRVEKILEGINRVLKPLGTKPSEKLKHLTKDELNTIYKDFIYRFFKTEDIVRLIIAIKEIQNRYSTIENLFYNIYKENGNFISSLDKLITYMEKINGQPFGILIPKPSKGSACKRLFLFLRWMIRKDDVDLGVWDKFNPSNLIVPMDTHMTDISSKLFGLKHNKNVSLKKAIEVTQYFSRSNKNDPVKYDFSLTRFGINREFKKEDLFTNILKL
- a CDS encoding glucosaminidase domain-containing protein, which produces MSKKSILLVISKILVLLTVTGYCEDDIIEISTEIEEERYIPFLLSKGISQVEDLVEYTLKMNPYLESEYVKLIAQTYIDEALIEGINCDIAYAQMLLETGILRFNGIVSKEQHNFSGIGATDNFTKGNSFSNIKEGIRAHIQHLKAYASRQNINSNMVDPRFYLVKRGSAPTIYDLTGKWAQDKFYDKKLKKILIKLLEFNSAKS
- a CDS encoding MBL fold metallo-hydrolase, with the protein product MLGIFLGTGASSGVPMLNCDCRVCGSSSDKNKRLRSSFFLCVSGVNLLIDTGPDIRTQLLRENISRLDLVLYTHEHYDHVMGLDDIKFHTRQAPLNMYARGSTMQHIKNAFPHNFTSRMSISGKANIIPKLAVELEPIVFKGVEIMPIPLLHGDIISLGYRINDLAYLTDVKSIPDVSYKYLDGLGVLIIDALRIKPHPSHLNFDEAVSEVKKIKPKVAYFTHIAHDIMHEDFNYLNKDSIYLAYDGLRIHI